A region from the Sphaerodactylus townsendi isolate TG3544 linkage group LG01, MPM_Stown_v2.3, whole genome shotgun sequence genome encodes:
- the LOC125437745 gene encoding amine sulfotransferase-like has protein sequence MSDLANTPRSTRSFRSESHSEGTVWTQNILSLIHYEGHRDGTEDIGIVKRVPWLENISGNTNYISRPSPRLFTSHLPYYLVPKRLRNRRAKVIYVSRNPKDVLVSHYHFSKMSLIVETAGKMDDFMERFLAGEVLAGSWLDHVEGWYAHKDDFNILFLTYEEMKKDLRNSVLKICSFLGRKLTEEELQTVVDMATFDKMRLDPRSNYEKLPVNVMDKDKGCFLRKGTVGDWKNIMTIAQSERFDSVFRKRMESLPVKFCWDINEDLPS, from the exons ATGTCAGATTTGGCA AATACTCCAAGGAGCACAAGATCCTTCAGATCTGAAAGCCACTCAGAAG GCACAGTTTGGACTCAGAACATTTTGAGCCTGATTCATTATGAAGGTCATCGAGATGGAACTGAAGACATAGGCATAGTGAAAAGAGTCCCTTGGCTGGAGAACATAAGCGGTAATACAAATTACATCAGTCGCCCATCCCCTCGGCTCTTTACAAGCCATCTGCCCTATTATTTGGTACCTAAGAGGCTAAGAAACAGAAGAGCAAAA GTTATTTATGTGTCAAGAAACCCAAAGGATGTCTTGGTTTCCCATTATCATTTTAGCAAAATGTCACTCATAgtagaaacagcaggaaaaatggaTGATTTCATGGAAAGATTTTTAGCTGGTGAAG TTCTAGCTGGTTCATGGCTAGACCATGTCGAAGGCTGGTATGCTCACAAGGATGACTTCAATATTCTCTTCCTTACCTATGAAGAAATGAAGAAG GACCTGAGAAATTCTGTATTGAAAATATGCAGCTTCCTAGGAAGGAAGCTGACTGAGGAAGAGTTACAGACCGTTGTGGATATGGCTACCTTTGATAAAATGAGACTGGATCCCAGATCAAACTATGAAAAGTTGCCAGTGAATGTCATGGACAAAGACAAAGGATGCTTTCTTCGCAAAG GTACTGTTGGGGACTGGAAAAACATAATGACTATAGCACAGAGTGAAAGGTTTgacagtgtttttagaaaaaggaTGGAAAGTCTGCCTGTCAAGTTTTGCTGGGATATTAATGAAGACCTTCCATCTTGA